A window of Pedobacter lusitanus contains these coding sequences:
- the nth gene encoding endonuclease III, with product MLKKERYKQFVAYFSAKQPDAETELHYNNPFQLLVAVILSAQCTDKRINQVTPALFQRFPDAKALAEVTPDIVFDYIRSVSYPNNKAKHLVGMANILLNEFNNVVPSDIDQLQKMPGVGRKTANVIASVIYNAPAMAVDTHVFRVANRIGLTNGKTPLAVEKDLVKYLPEETIHVAHHWLILHGRYVCVARSPKCNICEITSICRYYEKLNKPAKAISQTEH from the coding sequence ATGCTCAAAAAAGAAAGATATAAACAATTTGTAGCCTATTTTTCTGCTAAACAGCCTGATGCTGAAACAGAACTCCATTACAACAATCCTTTTCAATTACTGGTAGCCGTCATTTTATCTGCTCAGTGCACTGATAAAAGAATCAACCAGGTTACACCGGCCTTATTTCAGCGTTTTCCTGATGCAAAGGCACTGGCCGAAGTAACCCCCGACATTGTTTTTGATTATATAAGGAGTGTAAGTTATCCGAATAACAAGGCAAAGCACCTGGTAGGCATGGCAAACATCCTGTTAAATGAATTCAACAATGTGGTTCCTTCGGATATTGACCAGTTACAGAAAATGCCGGGAGTAGGCCGTAAAACAGCCAACGTTATTGCATCTGTAATTTACAATGCACCGGCAATGGCAGTAGACACCCATGTATTCCGTGTAGCTAACCGTATTGGGCTTACCAACGGAAAAACCCCACTTGCTGTAGAAAAAGATCTGGTTAAATATTTACCGGAAGAAACTATCCACGTGGCACACCACTGGCTGATACTTCATGGAAGATATGTGTGTGTTGCACGCTCACCAAAATGCAATATTTGCGAAATCACTTCGATCTGCAGATACTACGAGAAGTTAAACAAACCGGCTAAAGCTATTAGCCAGACTGAACACTAA
- a CDS encoding START-like domain-containing protein gives MSEKKKFTLEYELKSSPRILFSFISEPNGLSQWFADDVVFRDQVYTFTWDDEVQKAKMLSFKENKMVKFKWIDDEPHCYFEMEIVQDELTNDVALSITDFATEETLKERTQIWDNQITYLHSVIGA, from the coding sequence ATGTCAGAAAAGAAAAAATTTACACTAGAATATGAGTTGAAATCGTCTCCACGTATTTTGTTTAGTTTTATAAGTGAGCCAAACGGCTTATCCCAATGGTTTGCTGATGATGTTGTTTTTCGCGATCAGGTTTATACTTTCACCTGGGATGATGAAGTCCAAAAAGCGAAAATGTTAAGTTTTAAAGAGAATAAAATGGTTAAGTTCAAATGGATTGACGACGAACCTCATTGTTATTTTGAAATGGAAATTGTACAGGACGAACTGACTAATGATGTAGCTTTGTCTATCACTGACTTCGCCACTGAAGAAACACTTAAAGAAAGAACACAGATTTGGGATAATCAAATTACCTACCTGCATAGCGTAATTGGTGCATAG
- the recA gene encoding recombinase RecA, with product MIPNPDKLKALQLTLDKLEKSYGKGAVMKLGDTPTESIESISTGSISLDIALGIGGVPKGRVIEIYGPESSGKTTLATHIIAEAQKQGGVAAFVDAEHAFDKFYAKKLGVDVDNLLIAQPDNGEQALEIADNLIRSGAIDVIVIDSVAALVPKAEIEGEMGDSKMGLQARLMSQALRKLTGTIAKTGCCCIFINQLREKIGVMFGNPETTTGGNALKFYASVRLDIRRTSQIKDSDEVSGNRVKVKIVKNKVAPPFRIAEFDIMFGQGISKVGEIIDLGVDFNIIKKAGSWFSYGETKLGQGRDAVKQLLLDNPELADEIEAKIRQEVTGEKLEELL from the coding sequence ATGATCCCAAACCCAGATAAATTAAAAGCATTACAACTTACACTAGATAAGTTAGAAAAATCTTACGGTAAAGGTGCCGTGATGAAATTAGGTGATACTCCTACTGAATCTATTGAGTCTATCTCAACCGGCTCTATCAGTTTAGATATTGCTTTAGGTATTGGTGGTGTACCAAAAGGACGAGTAATTGAAATTTACGGTCCTGAATCTTCAGGTAAAACAACTTTGGCAACCCATATCATAGCCGAAGCACAGAAACAGGGCGGTGTGGCAGCATTTGTTGATGCAGAACATGCTTTTGATAAATTCTATGCTAAAAAGCTGGGTGTAGATGTAGACAATCTGTTGATTGCACAACCAGACAATGGTGAGCAGGCATTAGAGATTGCAGACAATCTGATCAGATCAGGAGCTATTGACGTAATCGTTATTGACTCTGTTGCTGCTTTAGTACCAAAAGCTGAGATTGAAGGTGAAATGGGTGATTCTAAAATGGGTCTTCAGGCACGTTTAATGTCACAGGCATTGAGAAAGTTAACAGGAACAATTGCTAAAACAGGATGCTGCTGTATTTTCATCAACCAGTTACGTGAAAAAATTGGAGTGATGTTCGGTAACCCGGAAACAACAACCGGTGGTAACGCATTAAAATTCTACGCGTCAGTACGTCTTGATATTCGCAGAACATCTCAGATTAAAGATTCTGATGAGGTTTCAGGTAACAGGGTAAAAGTAAAAATCGTTAAAAACAAAGTTGCACCTCCTTTCCGTATTGCTGAATTCGATATCATGTTTGGTCAGGGAATCTCTAAAGTTGGTGAAATCATTGACTTGGGTGTAGACTTCAACATTATCAAGAAAGCAGGTTCATGGTTCTCTTATGGAGAGACCAAATTAGGACAGGGAAGAGATGCTGTCAAGCAATTATTACTGGATAACCCTGAATTAGCTGATGAGATCGAAGCTAAAATCAGACAAGAAGTAACTGGTGAGAAACTGGAAGAATTATTATAA
- a CDS encoding bifunctional 3,4-dihydroxy-2-butanone-4-phosphate synthase/GTP cyclohydrolase II, whose amino-acid sequence MEIKLNAIEDAVADIKAGKVVIVVDDEDRENEGDFLTAAGNATPEVINFMATHGRGLICAAITEERCDELNLELMVGKNTAAYETNFTVSVDLIGHGCTTGISASDRSKTIQALINPDTNPDELGRPGHIFPLRAKDGGVLRRAGHTEAAVDLARLAGMVPAGVLVEIMKEDGEMARLPDLIKIAAQHQLKIISIKDLIAYRLKNDSLIKEEVTINLPTEWGNFKMTAYTQLENNATHLALSKGEWTADEAILVRVHSSCVTGDIFGSCRCDCGPQLHKALEMIEKEGKGIVVYMNQEGRGIGLVNKLLSYNLQDAGFDTVEANIKLGFKGDERDYGVGAQILRAQGVRKMRLMSNNPTKRAGLIGYGLEVVENIPIEIVSNSHNETYLKTKRDKMGHTIMKG is encoded by the coding sequence ATGGAAATTAAACTGAACGCAATAGAAGATGCTGTTGCAGATATAAAAGCCGGTAAAGTTGTGATTGTTGTAGACGATGAAGATCGTGAAAATGAGGGTGACTTCCTTACTGCTGCTGGCAATGCAACTCCCGAAGTAATCAACTTTATGGCCACTCACGGAAGAGGGCTTATTTGTGCGGCAATTACTGAAGAAAGATGTGATGAATTGAATCTGGAGCTGATGGTAGGTAAAAATACCGCTGCTTATGAAACTAATTTTACAGTTTCTGTTGATCTGATCGGTCATGGTTGTACCACTGGTATTTCTGCGTCGGATCGTTCTAAAACTATACAGGCACTGATTAACCCGGACACAAATCCTGATGAACTGGGCAGACCTGGTCATATATTCCCTTTACGTGCCAAAGATGGTGGTGTACTGAGACGTGCAGGCCATACCGAGGCTGCTGTAGATTTAGCCCGTTTAGCAGGAATGGTGCCTGCAGGTGTCCTTGTAGAGATTATGAAAGAAGATGGGGAGATGGCAAGACTGCCGGATCTGATCAAAATAGCTGCTCAGCATCAGCTGAAAATAATATCAATTAAAGACCTGATTGCTTATCGTCTGAAAAATGATAGTCTGATTAAAGAAGAGGTGACTATTAATTTACCTACCGAATGGGGCAATTTCAAAATGACGGCTTATACTCAGCTGGAAAACAATGCAACACACCTTGCGCTTAGTAAAGGGGAGTGGACAGCGGATGAAGCTATCTTAGTCAGAGTCCACAGTTCTTGTGTTACTGGTGATATTTTTGGCTCCTGCCGGTGCGATTGCGGCCCTCAGCTTCATAAGGCTTTGGAGATGATCGAAAAGGAGGGTAAAGGAATTGTGGTTTACATGAATCAGGAGGGCCGTGGTATTGGTCTTGTCAATAAATTATTGTCTTATAATCTTCAGGATGCTGGTTTTGACACTGTTGAAGCAAACATAAAACTGGGCTTTAAAGGTGATGAACGCGATTATGGTGTTGGTGCTCAGATTTTAAGAGCTCAGGGTGTGCGTAAAATGCGCCTGATGTCCAATAACCCGACAAAAAGAGCTGGCCTGATTGGCTATGGTTTAGAAGTTGTAGAGAATATTCCTATTGAGATAGTGAGTAACTCACATAATGAGACTTACCTGAAAACCAAAAGAGATAAAATGGGTCATACTATAATGAAGGGCTAG
- a CDS encoding translocation/assembly module TamB domain-containing protein, producing the protein MQTFVAKKAAAYLSKELNTTISLHGIYVKPFKSVVIEDLLVLDQQKDTLLSTPKFIVDLNLLSLDRRIIDVNTVQVNNGTFFLKKYKGKDKGTNLDFIIDYFDSGTTTTAKKKKPYKISFNRVILNNLQLKYKNLNVDTVINGVNFEDVELTSLNGIFEKLNTSDHLLQADIKNLTFKEKSGFYLKNLTAFTTIDTNRIELKKLLLNTNRSHLTDYFEMKFHDYDDFNDYVNKVRMKAHFKNSHLESKDVAYFTSEVAHMNLNIDIDGQITGLVNNLKAKKLAVKAGKATYVKGDFNLKGLPNLDETFMEMKVDMASTNKKDLDELVTNITGNRKKVIPVIVQKFGDIYFNGNFTGFQNDFIAYGEFKTKLGRVVSDVNMKISKKGVPSYSGNVKTYDFNLGNLIDESSLGRITASAYVKGRGTELNELSEQINGDIKYIDFNDYRYSNVKIDGTFDKKYFDGKLNINDKNIQLAFDGGVNLNPKLPVFDFKASIKKAKLRNLHLFKDSLMVDAEFSTNFSGTNLNNIQGNLLIEKIKLNNVKGIYNIDSVQLQAKGIGADRTLRVNSDVLEASIQGQYDLNTLPSYYKSLAKTYIPSLKADIVNFKNQIFRFQLKIKRFEPVAQLIAPGLEIEDQAELIGNFDSEKKIATLNGFIKKLKYKGVVANNIIIDENTTTNQLQAIITSDRVDLNDSLYIKNINISNVLRNDSLALNVKLSNADDANQLDLNGLVEFGKDSTRISVLPSLLKINSQDWAVQDKVRISFKSGKTEISNFDLRNGNQLLTVDGILSEDPKDALKVGFKAFSLTTLNPFLKTVGVQLSGNVNGQTKLYGLLKSPKINDDIKIDSLNFNDTYIGSLIDTSSYNQESNRANVFMRINREGKETLKVNGNLDLKEKNIDLTVKMDESELTVLSPFVSDLVSNLKGHISTDLTIKGAFNAPKIDGDITLDKAQLTVNYLQTSYTITNKVIVENSVLMIEDLDLKDSGGNIANAHGTVDLNNINTPTLDINIKARDFMALNTTIKDNELYFGQAYATGTFIFRGPTNKLFIGIDAKTEKGTVFNLPLNSSETVSSKDFITFLNKDTTANVKKAINFDGITMSFKLQVDPQSTANLFTSLGNLSGKGNADLNLEINSLGDFEMSGDYIIESGSFDFTAQEIINKKFNIRQGGTIRWTGNPTQAQIQLKAIYELRAGLNDLYGAANRDFSSNANLRVPVEVEMGLSGLLLQPDIKLDIFFPSNPSIKEELQAYFSDPNNLNLQAFSLIIRRSFAPGSGKEDFGKQVTSGVASTATELLFNQFNNVLSSLNLDFVDINIRSLSEASASFKFFNNRIIVNAGVIDNRSTSDLSPIGFSRNSVGSEVEVLALIRKDGTLIGKLANKPPTQQSIFVNTGINQNMNVTSFGLIYSQQFDNFREFVQKVTGKYRKNQKKKLDDMHQHKETKQSVNKDAVTEEQKRLLQKVTPPSPSL; encoded by the coding sequence GTGCAGACATTTGTAGCAAAAAAAGCAGCCGCTTATCTCTCCAAAGAATTAAATACGACGATTTCTTTACATGGCATTTACGTTAAGCCGTTTAAATCTGTGGTTATCGAAGACCTTCTGGTTCTCGATCAGCAAAAAGACACTCTACTGAGTACCCCTAAATTTATTGTCGATCTTAACCTGTTGTCTCTGGACAGACGGATTATCGATGTCAATACAGTACAGGTAAACAATGGCACTTTCTTCCTGAAAAAGTATAAAGGAAAAGATAAAGGAACAAATCTTGACTTTATTATCGATTACTTTGACTCCGGCACAACCACAACAGCTAAAAAGAAAAAACCATATAAAATATCTTTTAACCGGGTAATTCTTAACAATCTTCAGCTAAAATATAAAAACCTCAACGTAGATACAGTCATCAATGGTGTAAACTTCGAAGATGTAGAATTAACCAGCCTCAATGGTATTTTTGAAAAACTGAACACTTCAGACCATCTTTTACAGGCAGATATAAAAAATCTCACGTTCAAAGAGAAAAGCGGTTTTTATCTAAAAAATCTTACTGCTTTTACTACGATAGATACCAACCGTATAGAACTTAAAAAGCTATTACTTAATACCAACAGAAGTCATCTTACAGACTACTTCGAAATGAAGTTCCATGACTATGATGACTTTAATGATTATGTCAATAAAGTGAGAATGAAAGCTCATTTTAAAAACAGTCACCTGGAGTCAAAGGATGTTGCATATTTCACTTCTGAGGTAGCCCACATGAACCTCAACATTGATATAGATGGGCAGATTACCGGATTAGTAAACAACCTGAAAGCAAAAAAACTAGCGGTAAAAGCAGGAAAGGCCACTTATGTCAAAGGGGACTTCAATCTTAAAGGCTTACCTAACCTGGACGAAACTTTTATGGAGATGAAAGTTGACATGGCTTCTACTAATAAAAAGGATTTAGATGAACTTGTGACTAACATTACCGGAAATCGCAAAAAGGTAATTCCTGTTATTGTACAGAAGTTCGGAGACATCTATTTTAACGGGAATTTCACTGGTTTCCAGAATGACTTTATAGCCTATGGAGAGTTTAAGACAAAATTAGGAAGGGTTGTTTCTGATGTAAACATGAAAATCAGTAAAAAAGGTGTCCCTTCCTATTCAGGAAATGTTAAAACATATGACTTTAATCTGGGTAACCTGATCGATGAGAGCAGTCTTGGACGTATAACTGCATCCGCCTATGTTAAAGGTAGAGGAACAGAGCTGAATGAATTATCCGAACAAATCAATGGTGACATAAAATATATAGATTTCAATGATTACCGTTATTCCAATGTTAAAATCGATGGTACTTTTGATAAAAAATACTTCGATGGCAAACTGAATATAAATGATAAAAATATACAGCTCGCCTTTGACGGAGGAGTAAATTTAAATCCTAAACTTCCCGTATTCGACTTTAAAGCCTCCATTAAAAAGGCCAAACTCCGTAACCTTCATTTATTTAAGGATTCACTGATGGTTGATGCAGAATTCAGCACCAATTTCTCAGGAACCAACCTCAATAATATCCAGGGAAATCTCCTGATAGAAAAGATAAAACTCAATAATGTTAAAGGCATATACAATATAGATTCAGTACAGCTGCAGGCCAAAGGAATTGGAGCCGACAGAACGCTGAGAGTCAATTCTGATGTCCTTGAAGCAAGTATCCAGGGACAATATGATTTGAATACCCTGCCATCCTATTATAAATCACTGGCTAAAACCTACATCCCTTCGCTCAAGGCCGATATCGTAAATTTCAAAAACCAGATCTTCAGGTTCCAGCTTAAGATCAAGCGGTTTGAACCTGTAGCCCAATTAATTGCTCCTGGTCTGGAGATAGAGGATCAGGCAGAATTAATAGGAAATTTCGATTCCGAAAAGAAAATAGCCACTCTGAATGGTTTTATCAAAAAACTGAAATATAAAGGTGTGGTTGCAAACAATATAATTATTGATGAGAACACAACTACCAATCAGCTTCAGGCGATTATAACCTCAGACCGGGTAGACCTGAATGATAGTCTGTATATCAAAAATATCAATATTTCAAATGTTTTACGTAACGATAGTCTTGCGCTCAACGTGAAACTCTCAAATGCTGACGATGCAAATCAGCTGGATTTAAACGGTCTGGTTGAATTTGGAAAAGACAGTACACGTATCAGTGTACTTCCTTCTTTACTTAAAATAAACAGCCAGGATTGGGCCGTACAGGATAAAGTAAGAATCAGTTTCAAAAGCGGAAAAACAGAGATCAGTAATTTTGACTTGCGAAATGGCAACCAGCTGTTAACCGTTGATGGTATCTTATCTGAAGATCCCAAAGATGCCTTAAAAGTCGGGTTTAAGGCATTCAGTTTAACCACGCTTAACCCATTCCTTAAAACTGTAGGGGTGCAGTTATCAGGAAATGTAAACGGACAGACAAAACTTTACGGGCTGCTTAAATCACCAAAAATAAACGACGACATTAAAATCGACTCTTTGAATTTTAATGATACTTATATAGGCTCATTGATAGACACCTCATCTTACAATCAGGAGTCCAATCGTGCCAATGTATTCATGCGCATTAACAGAGAAGGAAAAGAAACCCTTAAAGTCAATGGAAATCTGGATCTGAAAGAGAAAAACATAGACCTGACAGTTAAAATGGATGAAAGTGAGCTTACCGTATTATCCCCATTCGTAAGTGACCTGGTATCTAATCTTAAAGGACATATTTCTACTGATCTGACTATAAAAGGAGCCTTCAACGCACCTAAAATAGATGGAGATATCACCCTGGACAAAGCACAGCTTACCGTTAATTATCTGCAAACGTCCTATACTATAACCAATAAAGTAATTGTTGAAAACAGCGTTTTAATGATTGAGGATCTCGATTTAAAAGATTCCGGAGGAAATATTGCCAATGCTCACGGAACAGTAGATCTGAACAATATCAATACACCCACCCTTGATATAAATATTAAAGCCAGGGACTTCATGGCCCTGAACACAACAATAAAAGATAATGAACTTTACTTTGGTCAGGCATATGCCACTGGTACTTTCATCTTTCGCGGGCCAACAAACAAGCTTTTCATTGGTATAGATGCAAAAACAGAAAAAGGGACCGTATTTAATCTCCCTTTAAACAGTTCAGAAACCGTATCAAGTAAAGACTTTATCACGTTCCTGAACAAGGATACTACAGCAAATGTTAAAAAGGCAATCAATTTTGATGGTATAACCATGAGCTTTAAGCTGCAGGTAGACCCGCAAAGTACGGCCAATCTGTTTACCAGTCTGGGGAATTTAAGCGGAAAAGGAAATGCAGATCTCAATCTGGAGATTAACAGCCTTGGAGATTTCGAGATGTCAGGTGACTATATTATCGAATCCGGTAGTTTTGACTTTACCGCTCAGGAGATTATTAATAAAAAGTTTAACATCAGACAAGGCGGTACAATCAGATGGACCGGTAATCCTACCCAGGCACAGATACAGCTTAAGGCTATCTACGAGCTCAGAGCAGGACTGAATGATCTATATGGTGCTGCTAACAGAGACTTCAGCAGCAACGCTAATTTAAGGGTTCCTGTAGAAGTTGAAATGGGACTGAGTGGTTTGTTATTGCAACCAGACATCAAACTTGATATTTTCTTTCCTTCAAATCCATCTATCAAAGAAGAATTACAGGCTTATTTCAGTGATCCTAACAACCTGAATCTGCAGGCTTTCAGTTTAATTATCAGGAGAAGCTTTGCACCAGGATCAGGTAAAGAAGATTTTGGTAAACAGGTCACCTCAGGTGTAGCCAGTACAGCAACGGAGCTGCTTTTCAATCAGTTTAACAATGTACTCTCTTCACTGAATCTTGATTTTGTGGATATCAACATCCGTTCACTGAGTGAAGCCAGTGCATCATTCAAGTTCTTCAATAACCGGATTATTGTAAATGCGGGTGTCATTGACAACAGAAGTACGAGTGATCTTTCACCTATTGGATTTTCAAGAAACAGTGTAGGCAGTGAGGTTGAGGTTCTGGCGTTGATCCGTAAAGATGGTACACTCATTGGTAAGCTGGCCAATAAACCACCTACCCAGCAAAGTATTTTTGTAAATACCGGAATAAATCAGAACATGAATGTAACTTCATTTGGTCTGATTTATTCACAGCAATTTGATAATTTCAGAGAGTTTGTTCAAAAGGTTACCGGAAAATACCGCAAAAACCAGAAGAAAAAACTGGATGACATGCATCAGCATAAAGAGACTAAACAGTCTGTAAATAAAGATGCCGTAACCGAAGAGCAGAAAAGATTACTACAAAAAGTAACTCCTCCTAGCCCTTCATTATAG
- the tsaD gene encoding tRNA (adenosine(37)-N6)-threonylcarbamoyltransferase complex transferase subunit TsaD, whose amino-acid sequence MSVILAIESSCDETSVAICTNGKITANVIANQTIHQNYGGVIPELASRVHQQNIVPVIQQALIDAKVSKKDINAIAFTRGPGLLGSLLVGVSFAKSFALALDLPLIAVNHMHAHILAHFIDDPKPSFPFLCLTVSGGHTQIVLVKDFFDMEIVGESLDDAAGEAFDKTAKILNLPYPGGPLIDKHAALGNPLAYKFPEPQIKDLNYSFSGLKTAILYFIRAREKENPDFIKENLNDICASVQHSIVQILLNKVKKAAKQYHIKEIAIAGGVSANTGLRKALEEKSVELGWKVFIPAFEYCTDNAAMIAIAGHYKFINKEFVGQDIAPASRMEF is encoded by the coding sequence GTGTCAGTAATACTTGCTATCGAATCCTCTTGTGATGAAACTTCTGTTGCTATTTGTACTAACGGCAAAATTACTGCCAATGTTATTGCAAACCAAACTATTCATCAAAATTATGGTGGTGTAATTCCTGAATTAGCTTCAAGAGTACATCAGCAAAATATTGTACCGGTTATTCAACAAGCATTAATCGATGCTAAAGTTAGTAAAAAGGATATAAATGCCATAGCTTTTACCAGAGGACCAGGACTATTGGGGTCTTTATTGGTAGGTGTGTCATTTGCCAAATCATTTGCCCTGGCTCTGGATTTACCTCTTATAGCTGTGAATCATATGCATGCGCATATTCTTGCTCATTTTATTGATGACCCAAAGCCTTCATTTCCATTTTTGTGCTTAACAGTTTCAGGTGGGCACACGCAGATTGTTCTAGTCAAAGATTTCTTTGATATGGAGATCGTAGGGGAATCTCTGGATGATGCCGCCGGAGAAGCTTTTGATAAAACGGCCAAGATCTTAAATCTCCCTTATCCGGGCGGTCCGCTTATTGACAAGCACGCTGCTCTTGGGAATCCGCTGGCCTATAAATTTCCTGAACCTCAGATTAAAGATCTCAATTATAGTTTTAGTGGTTTAAAGACGGCAATATTATATTTTATCAGGGCTCGGGAAAAGGAAAATCCTGATTTCATAAAAGAAAATCTGAACGATATTTGTGCATCTGTACAGCATAGTATAGTCCAGATTCTGTTAAATAAAGTGAAAAAAGCTGCGAAGCAATATCATATTAAAGAGATTGCTATTGCTGGTGGTGTTTCCGCGAATACTGGATTACGGAAAGCGCTTGAAGAGAAATCAGTAGAGCTGGGCTGGAAGGTTTTTATTCCGGCATTTGAGTATTGTACGGATAATGCTGCGATGATTGCGATTGCAGGACATTACAAATTTATAAATAAGGAATTTGTTGGTCAGGACATTGCTCCTGCATCAAGGATGGAGTTTTAA
- a CDS encoding LptF/LptG family permease → MKKIHILLLKAFIRPFIVTFFIVMFILLMFFLFKYVDDLIGKGFEWYTIVELMFYASAANVSMALPLAILLSSIMTFGTLGENYELVAIKSAGISLQKAMRPLLVLIIGIAFSSFLFSEYMLPKANLKFGSLLWDVRNKKLSFLIKEGVFNNSIPGYSIRVDQKGKDGTTLKGIMIYDHTGNNGVAKIIVARDGTMNTTKDKQYLILKLNDGVRYEESSGQNSGYDPRQQLTRMRFGQTEQKFDLSSFKMNRTDENSFRSNNQMLNLKGLTHKGDSLTKELDSVNRYARATVSSYYKQNNYTKGYTKRQVKPVKIDAAILNNIPEDKRANTVQAALDQANSIKQTVEGRIPDHEDRVVNLIRIRVEYQRKFTLAFSCLMLFFIGAPLGAIIRKGGLGLPVVMAIIFFLFYHIISTVAEKAANQGNINPVVGIWMAIIVLSPVGAFLTYKATVDSALFDITYYKSLITNLFKKKKAVGK, encoded by the coding sequence TTGAAAAAGATCCACATACTGCTTCTTAAAGCATTCATAAGACCATTTATCGTCACGTTTTTTATAGTGATGTTTATTTTGCTGATGTTTTTCCTGTTCAAATATGTTGACGATCTCATAGGAAAAGGATTTGAATGGTACACTATAGTCGAGCTGATGTTTTATGCTTCGGCTGCGAATGTGTCCATGGCTTTGCCACTGGCAATATTGTTGTCTTCTATCATGACCTTCGGGACATTAGGGGAGAACTATGAACTGGTGGCTATCAAGTCTGCAGGAATATCTCTTCAAAAAGCTATGCGACCGTTGCTGGTTCTGATTATAGGAATAGCTTTTTCTTCATTTCTGTTCTCTGAATATATGTTACCTAAAGCCAATCTTAAGTTTGGCTCTCTGTTATGGGATGTGAGAAATAAAAAACTCTCTTTTCTGATTAAGGAAGGGGTATTTAATAATAGTATCCCCGGATATTCAATCCGTGTGGATCAAAAGGGTAAAGATGGTACTACGTTAAAAGGGATCATGATTTATGATCATACCGGAAATAACGGTGTCGCAAAAATTATTGTGGCCAGGGATGGTACAATGAACACGACCAAGGATAAACAATATCTGATTCTGAAACTCAATGACGGGGTTAGATATGAAGAATCCAGCGGACAGAACTCGGGTTATGATCCAAGACAACAGTTAACCAGAATGCGTTTCGGACAGACGGAACAGAAGTTTGATTTATCCAGTTTCAAAATGAACAGGACTGATGAAAACAGTTTCAGGTCAAATAACCAGATGCTCAATCTTAAAGGACTGACCCATAAGGGAGATTCTTTAACTAAAGAACTCGATAGTGTAAACCGTTATGCAAGAGCTACTGTGAGTAGTTATTATAAGCAGAATAATTATACTAAAGGCTATACAAAACGTCAGGTTAAACCGGTTAAGATTGATGCGGCTATCCTGAATAATATACCGGAAGATAAAAGGGCGAATACAGTTCAGGCTGCTCTGGACCAGGCTAATTCTATCAAACAAACGGTAGAGGGAAGGATTCCTGATCATGAAGACAGGGTAGTAAACCTGATCAGGATCAGAGTTGAATATCAGCGGAAATTTACGCTTGCCTTCTCTTGTCTGATGCTGTTCTTTATCGGTGCACCTCTGGGGGCAATTATCAGGAAAGGCGGACTGGGTTTACCGGTCGTGATGGCTATTATTTTCTTCCTGTTTTATCACATCATTTCTACTGTAGCAGAGAAGGCTGCTAATCAGGGCAATATCAATCCTGTCGTGGGTATCTGGATGGCTATTATTGTACTTTCACCGGTCGGGGCATTCCTGACTTATAAGGCAACGGTGGATTCTGCTCTTTTTGATATTACTTATTATAAGTCTTTAATCACGAACCTGTTCAAAAAGAAAAAAGCAGTCGGAAAGTAA